From Rhizobium sp. NZLR1, a single genomic window includes:
- a CDS encoding sugar transferase produces MAWDAHSFEAWSRVGRSAKGGDLNASRPRAAGRSSKRALDLLMAITALFLLSPLLLVVALIVKVSDRGPVFYSHTRIGFSGAPFGCLKFRTMKTDASAQLAELLENNPVARTEWEATHKLKDDPRITAVGDILRRSSIDELPQLFNVLRGEMSLVGPRPITVEELPRYGEHIWAYMAVRPGLTGHWQTSGRNDVSYEHRVSLDVHYLDNWSLGRDLIIIAKTIPALFSQRGSY; encoded by the coding sequence ATGGCATGGGATGCACATAGTTTCGAAGCATGGTCGCGTGTCGGAAGGTCTGCGAAAGGCGGCGATCTGAATGCGTCCCGGCCTCGTGCAGCAGGCAGATCGTCCAAGCGCGCACTCGACCTTCTGATGGCGATCACCGCCCTGTTCCTGCTTTCCCCGCTTCTTTTGGTCGTCGCCTTGATCGTAAAGGTCTCCGACCGCGGCCCGGTCTTCTACTCCCATACGCGCATCGGCTTCAGCGGCGCGCCGTTCGGATGCCTCAAATTTCGCACGATGAAGACCGATGCGAGTGCTCAGCTTGCCGAATTGCTCGAAAACAACCCAGTTGCACGAACCGAGTGGGAGGCGACCCACAAGCTGAAGGACGATCCGAGGATTACGGCCGTCGGCGACATCCTGAGGCGGTCGAGCATCGACGAGCTTCCCCAGCTGTTCAATGTCCTGCGTGGCGAAATGAGCCTCGTCGGCCCTCGGCCAATCACCGTCGAGGAATTGCCGCGCTACGGCGAGCATATCTGGGCGTACATGGCAGTCCGCCCCGGCCTGACAGGCCACTGGCAAACCAGCGGGCGCAACGATGTCAGCTATGAGCACCGGGTTTCCCTCGACGTTCACTATCTCGATAACTGGTCGCTAGGCCGGGACTTAATCATCATTGCCAAGACCATTCCCGCACTGTTTTCGCAGCGGGGCTCGTACTGA
- a CDS encoding GNVR domain-containing protein — MTSSTIFSGVSSIPLPAATTGANSPLTLRDMLFFLRMRWLWIAATTIAFLVMAGSYVLTAEPTFVASTQLLIFPQVSGSETQRAFAEDAFIEGQLEIARSSDVVGGTVTALDLDTDPEFVDQAPSLQDRAKNWLTGFSSQLDTPSQEATGKGTREAQPEGERLHDWATATLLNMMEIRRIGSSTVIEISAAATTPQKAVDIADTLARQYIQKNISMKASAARQYSDWLAKFITEQQRGLAEAASALAGFTSNPRDQFKLAELQSATDARRTLYESTLNQLTEAKQRITYPVSDATIVSRATLPLSKARPRSTLILAFAAAVGLGLGLALAMIRHAGDRRIIRPHQIAEAAGLPFVTLLATSKRASNRHPARFLAAGTDSSTAAAYPDIPGMAELSATVVGLRRKRRVVIGIVAIDPGSGASTIACELAVLSSISGARTLLIDAAAQKSSLSKSIAPYSSTGLIDVLDNGELIQTAALPLTPTLKFLPLGDVEAVTPAIRLSSRRTQLSFADLKKEFDAIFVDISAFSASPDANAIAPELDGVLVVTSHGRTSIDDTMRIIDTMRNVGAEILGAIINHAPKRMQS, encoded by the coding sequence ATGACCTCGAGCACGATCTTCAGCGGCGTTTCTTCGATACCTCTGCCTGCCGCAACGACTGGGGCGAATTCACCGCTGACTTTGCGGGATATGCTTTTCTTTCTTAGAATGCGCTGGCTGTGGATTGCGGCGACGACGATAGCCTTCCTCGTAATGGCGGGGAGCTATGTACTGACCGCCGAGCCGACATTCGTTGCCAGCACGCAACTTTTGATCTTTCCCCAGGTGAGCGGCTCCGAAACACAGAGGGCCTTTGCGGAAGACGCATTCATAGAGGGACAGCTGGAAATCGCCAGATCCAGCGACGTCGTCGGCGGAACGGTAACGGCGCTGGATCTCGACACCGATCCGGAATTCGTCGATCAGGCGCCTTCGCTGCAGGACAGGGCAAAGAATTGGCTGACGGGCTTTTCTTCGCAACTGGATACGCCATCGCAGGAAGCGACGGGCAAGGGAACGAGAGAAGCGCAGCCGGAGGGGGAGCGGCTCCATGACTGGGCGACCGCCACCCTGCTGAACATGATGGAAATACGCCGGATCGGAAGTTCGACGGTCATCGAGATATCGGCCGCGGCAACGACCCCTCAGAAAGCCGTCGATATCGCCGACACGCTCGCCAGGCAGTATATCCAGAAGAATATCTCCATGAAGGCCAGCGCCGCCCGCCAATACAGCGACTGGCTGGCGAAGTTCATAACCGAGCAACAGCGAGGACTTGCCGAAGCTGCTAGCGCTTTGGCTGGCTTTACGAGCAATCCGCGCGATCAGTTCAAGCTTGCGGAGCTGCAAAGCGCGACGGACGCCCGCCGCACCCTTTATGAAAGCACCTTGAACCAGCTTACCGAAGCCAAGCAGCGCATCACCTACCCGGTGTCCGATGCCACGATCGTTTCGCGGGCCACGCTGCCTCTTTCGAAGGCCAGGCCACGCAGCACGCTTATCCTCGCCTTTGCGGCGGCGGTCGGTCTTGGTCTCGGCCTGGCACTTGCCATGATAAGGCACGCCGGTGATCGCCGGATCATCCGTCCCCATCAGATCGCGGAGGCCGCTGGACTGCCCTTCGTCACTCTGCTGGCGACATCGAAGAGGGCCAGCAATCGACACCCTGCGCGTTTCCTTGCGGCCGGCACTGATAGCAGCACTGCAGCCGCCTATCCTGATATCCCAGGCATGGCGGAACTGAGCGCGACGGTCGTCGGTCTTCGGCGCAAACGCCGGGTTGTGATTGGAATCGTCGCTATCGATCCCGGCAGCGGGGCATCGACCATTGCGTGTGAACTTGCCGTGCTGTCGTCGATATCAGGAGCTCGGACGCTGTTGATCGATGCGGCTGCACAGAAATCGTCGCTCAGCAAATCGATCGCGCCCTATAGTTCCACCGGCCTCATCGATGTCCTCGACAATGGAGAACTGATTCAGACGGCGGCATTGCCCCTCACCCCGACGCTGAAGTTCCTTCCCCTCGGCGATGTCGAAGCGGTGACGCCGGCCATTCGCCTGAGCTCCCGTCGCACGCAGTTGAGCTTCGCCGATCTGAAAAAGGAATTCGACGCCATATTCGTCGACATTTCCGCATTCTCCGCTTCTCCGGATGCCAATGCGATCGCGCCGGAACTGGACGGCGTCCTCGTCGTCACCTCGCACGGCCGCACCTCGATCGACGATACCATGCGCATCATCGACACGATGCGGAACGTCGGCGCGGAGATCCTCGGCGCGATCATCAACCATGCACCGAAGAGAATGCAGTCATGA
- a CDS encoding glycosyltransferase produces the protein MTSSSAGATRQDGPIAPAPGPCGTEAASGAASRPLRIAIGIASAGRPSILRETIDYLTTMPGQAERLIVCVPSIDDATGLADRIDVDVIIGSRGLTSQRNRIIEAAAADTDILIFLDDDFIPAATFLSRIAAVFTLRPDVAIATGEVLADGILDGGLSMSKALQVLETAGEAAEQVTEVYNAYGCNMAVRLSSVVEHALTFDEQLPLYGWLEDVDFSRSIARYGRSVHVEGARGVHLGVRSGRQPGRRLGYSQVANPVYLIRKGTMSRARAIAQIGRNILANASGLLFKDRLIDRWGRLNGNLLALSDLLVGRASPSRILELGNPSPREMPSPSIATKRR, from the coding sequence ATGACCTCATCTTCGGCAGGAGCAACCAGGCAGGACGGGCCAATCGCGCCGGCGCCTGGTCCTTGCGGCACTGAAGCCGCGTCAGGGGCCGCGAGCCGCCCATTGCGGATTGCCATCGGGATTGCTTCGGCAGGCCGCCCCTCGATCCTGCGGGAGACGATCGATTATCTCACCACCATGCCCGGTCAGGCTGAGCGGTTGATCGTCTGCGTGCCTTCGATCGACGATGCCACCGGGCTTGCCGACCGCATCGACGTGGACGTCATCATCGGCAGCCGTGGCCTGACCTCTCAGCGCAACAGGATCATCGAGGCCGCCGCGGCCGATACGGATATTCTGATATTCCTGGACGACGACTTCATTCCCGCAGCAACCTTCCTGTCGCGGATTGCGGCGGTCTTTACGCTAAGGCCCGACGTCGCGATCGCCACTGGCGAAGTCCTGGCTGACGGCATCCTCGATGGCGGCCTTAGCATGTCAAAGGCCCTGCAGGTTCTTGAAACGGCCGGCGAAGCGGCCGAACAGGTGACGGAGGTCTATAACGCCTACGGATGCAACATGGCGGTTCGCCTTTCATCCGTTGTCGAGCATGCGCTGACTTTTGACGAGCAGCTGCCACTCTACGGCTGGCTCGAGGATGTCGATTTCAGCAGGTCCATCGCCCGCTACGGCAGGTCCGTGCATGTCGAAGGCGCCCGCGGCGTGCATCTCGGCGTCAGATCCGGGCGCCAGCCCGGCCGAAGACTCGGCTATTCGCAGGTTGCCAATCCTGTTTATCTGATCCGCAAGGGCACGATGTCGAGGGCCCGCGCAATCGCACAAATCGGCCGCAACATCCTGGCGAACGCCTCGGGCCTATTGTTCAAAGACCGCTTGATTGACCGTTGGGGACGTTTGAATGGCAATTTGCTGGCGCTTTCCGATCTTCTTGTCGGCCGCGCCTCTCCGTCCCGCATTCTCGAACTCGGCAATCCGTCGCCGCGCGAGATGCCTTCGCCGTCGATCGCAACGAAACGGAGATAG
- a CDS encoding polysaccharide biosynthesis/export family protein: protein MQPTSLSDRLISAALSLLAFCCLTGWSVAHAQTFTLVPEDKVRLRVVEWRSSDSRYASWEALDGVYTVDDTGDLSIPIAGHVQATGKTTEELADAIAGALAEKAELPGKPYIALEIAEHAPIFVTGTVQTPGRYPFEPNMTVMKVVSIAGGFLREREDNTYFERDRIQAAGAYRTAVLNRRDLLMRQARLRAEIAGEQSFEIPDELVGTPDIDKLKAQELNLMRLRRVDIDSQIEAANDLTRLYGQQVESLAAKINSQKRQIDLAQKELDNVNSLVSKGLVSNSRQVSVDRGVADAQGTLIDLEVALTTARQGLSEADRSKINIVNRQNSENQDLLNQVNLAIGRAAIDIQVAQLLGEQAGYDAQLAQISTDAPGLGRAQKNYRIVRRNDDGTYHNIVADEQTALLPHDLVEVGLDTALQGSSQSPQTAPQKQSSTVSSSDVAGDSRPAPGWVSQAGSN from the coding sequence ATGCAGCCTACATCCTTGTCCGATCGCCTCATCTCCGCGGCACTCTCCTTGCTGGCCTTCTGCTGCCTGACCGGCTGGAGCGTCGCCCATGCGCAGACATTCACCCTCGTACCGGAAGACAAGGTAAGACTGCGCGTCGTCGAATGGCGCTCGTCGGATTCGCGCTATGCCAGCTGGGAGGCTCTCGACGGCGTCTATACCGTCGATGATACCGGCGACCTGTCGATCCCGATCGCCGGTCACGTGCAGGCGACCGGAAAGACGACTGAAGAGCTCGCCGATGCTATCGCCGGCGCGCTGGCCGAAAAGGCGGAACTCCCGGGCAAGCCGTACATCGCCTTGGAGATTGCCGAGCATGCGCCGATCTTCGTCACCGGAACCGTGCAAACTCCCGGGCGCTATCCTTTTGAACCCAACATGACCGTCATGAAGGTGGTCAGCATCGCTGGTGGTTTCCTGCGGGAACGCGAGGATAATACCTACTTCGAACGCGACCGGATCCAGGCTGCCGGCGCCTACCGAACGGCCGTTCTCAACCGGCGCGATCTCTTGATGCGGCAGGCGCGGCTGCGCGCGGAGATCGCTGGCGAGCAGAGTTTTGAAATTCCTGACGAACTTGTGGGAACGCCCGATATAGACAAGCTGAAGGCACAGGAATTGAACCTGATGCGGCTGCGGCGCGTCGATATCGACAGCCAGATCGAAGCGGCGAATGATCTCACCCGCCTCTATGGCCAGCAGGTCGAGTCGCTTGCGGCCAAGATCAATTCGCAAAAACGGCAGATCGATCTTGCCCAAAAAGAATTGGACAATGTCAACAGCCTGGTCAGCAAAGGCCTGGTCAGCAATTCCCGTCAGGTCTCGGTCGATCGCGGGGTCGCGGATGCACAGGGCACCCTGATCGATCTCGAAGTTGCCCTGACCACGGCTCGTCAGGGCCTCAGCGAAGCTGACCGTTCCAAGATCAACATCGTCAACAGGCAGAACAGCGAAAACCAGGACCTGCTCAATCAGGTCAATCTTGCGATCGGCAGGGCGGCGATCGATATCCAGGTGGCCCAGCTTCTTGGCGAACAGGCCGGCTACGACGCTCAACTCGCCCAGATCAGCACGGACGCACCGGGTCTCGGCAGAGCGCAGAAGAACTACAGGATCGTGCGCCGCAATGACGACGGAACCTATCACAACATCGTGGCGGATGAGCAAACCGCATTGCTGCCGCACGATCTGGTCGAGGTCGGTTTAGACACGGCTCTTCAGGGCTCATCCCAGTCGCCGCAGACCGCGCCGCAGAAACAGAGCTCGACGGTCTCGTCGTCCGATGTGGCCGGGGACAGTCGGCCGGCCCCCGGCTGGGTATCTCAGGCGGGATCGAATTAG
- a CDS encoding glycosyltransferase, with amino-acid sequence MNNQCVVYVTDVEYSFPTILSALQARKFASPATDVCVLMSEHLDNFVELKALLATSGVDLMDVTGALHDSLGKLDGAHFRGRISVSTMAKLVLCEILPANYTQIIYLDGDTQIVSDLGRLENAAVPEGRFFAARDYTAIHDFLDTGKSSHYFNAGVLKFHRNGWIGQEALELFAKNPEACEGKHDQGALNYVCGASLILVSNRWNFPKQFLHLVNMSSLAIVHYMAHPKPWHGTFFPWTDKESQVYVDLRKAHPIYNSLYRGISFDRKILYKYRSIRARIEHAIEKDGSDPRVQKLLVGDYAV; translated from the coding sequence ATGAACAATCAGTGCGTCGTCTACGTCACGGATGTCGAGTATTCATTTCCGACTATTCTCTCGGCGCTTCAGGCTCGCAAATTCGCAAGCCCCGCGACTGATGTCTGCGTTCTCATGTCGGAACATCTCGATAATTTCGTAGAATTGAAAGCCCTGCTCGCCACGAGCGGGGTCGACTTGATGGATGTGACCGGAGCGCTGCACGATTCGCTCGGCAAGCTCGACGGGGCGCATTTCCGGGGACGCATCAGCGTCAGCACGATGGCCAAGTTGGTGCTTTGCGAGATTCTGCCTGCCAACTATACCCAGATCATCTACCTTGATGGGGATACGCAGATCGTCAGCGATCTCGGCAGGCTCGAAAACGCCGCTGTGCCCGAAGGCAGGTTTTTCGCGGCGCGCGATTACACGGCGATCCATGATTTCCTCGACACTGGAAAGAGCAGCCACTATTTCAACGCGGGAGTCCTGAAATTCCATCGCAATGGCTGGATCGGGCAGGAGGCGCTTGAGCTTTTTGCTAAAAATCCTGAGGCCTGCGAGGGCAAACACGATCAGGGCGCATTGAATTATGTCTGTGGCGCATCGCTGATCCTCGTATCGAACCGCTGGAACTTTCCCAAGCAGTTCCTTCATCTCGTCAATATGTCCTCCTTGGCGATCGTGCATTACATGGCGCATCCGAAGCCGTGGCACGGAACCTTCTTTCCATGGACCGACAAGGAAAGCCAAGTTTACGTCGACCTTCGCAAAGCCCATCCGATTTACAACTCGTTGTATCGCGGAATAAGCTTCGATCGTAAGATCCTGTATAAGTACCGGTCGATACGAGCGCGCATCGAACATGCAATTGAGAAAGACGGATCTGATCCGCGGGTCCAAAAGCTGCTGGTTGGCGACTACGCTGTATGA
- a CDS encoding glycosyltransferase family 2 protein encodes MSYRASVASISHYAKARLRRSLKARQVRYDLLRDGLTQARHVVICVIRDEVHRLAFFLQYYRDLGFEHFICIDNGSTDGTVELLSSFDDVSLLSAHGSYKAARFGNDWINEVINRHCREKWVLYVDADEFLVYPHCDTRPIDQLTAYIDSMGGHSLRSVMIDMYSPHPVLENICEPGRNPLEVCNLFDRSGYVAHFDKRNWTIWIKGGVRGRVYFNNRLWDGPALNKIPLVYVGGERLFLKSSHQVWPLSLNLGDMSGALGVSGALLHFKFLSTFVHKVADAAHRSQHTEEYAVYSSSNNVDAFVCADTGTYRSWKDLSDHGLIQGEGWKYWRNASESEV; translated from the coding sequence ATGAGTTATAGGGCTTCCGTCGCCAGTATCTCGCATTACGCAAAAGCCCGCCTGCGCCGGTCGCTCAAGGCCCGGCAGGTTCGCTATGACCTGCTGCGCGATGGGCTCACGCAGGCACGTCACGTCGTCATCTGCGTCATCCGCGACGAGGTGCACCGGCTGGCATTCTTCCTGCAATATTATCGTGATCTCGGCTTCGAGCATTTTATCTGCATCGACAACGGCTCGACCGATGGCACGGTCGAGCTGCTGTCCAGCTTCGACGATGTCTCACTTCTTTCTGCCCACGGGTCCTACAAGGCTGCGAGATTCGGAAACGACTGGATCAACGAAGTCATCAATCGTCACTGTCGGGAGAAATGGGTTCTCTATGTCGATGCAGACGAGTTCCTGGTCTATCCCCATTGCGACACACGGCCGATCGATCAATTGACCGCCTATATCGATTCCATGGGCGGCCATTCCCTCCGCTCGGTGATGATCGACATGTACAGCCCCCATCCCGTTCTCGAAAACATATGTGAACCCGGTCGAAATCCGCTCGAAGTCTGCAATCTCTTCGACCGGTCCGGTTATGTCGCGCATTTCGACAAACGCAACTGGACGATTTGGATCAAGGGCGGCGTTCGCGGGCGGGTCTATTTCAACAACCGGCTCTGGGATGGCCCTGCGCTCAACAAGATACCCCTTGTCTATGTCGGGGGTGAACGTCTTTTTCTGAAATCATCCCACCAGGTCTGGCCGCTCTCCCTGAATTTGGGCGACATGAGCGGCGCACTCGGCGTATCTGGCGCGCTTCTGCATTTTAAGTTCCTGTCGACCTTCGTGCACAAGGTTGCCGATGCGGCGCACCGGTCCCAACATACGGAGGAATATGCCGTATATTCCTCGAGCAATAATGTGGATGCCTTCGTCTGTGCCGATACCGGGACCTACAGAAGCTGGAAGGACCTCTCCGATCACGGGCTCATCCAGGGTGAAGGCTGGAAATACTGGAGAAATGCCTCCGAGAGCGAAGTCTGA
- a CDS encoding Crp/Fnr family transcriptional regulator yields MDGAISIRDNKTKGGASRIEEAVTSGPVGIIYGGRGDLDHEFPFCRSSVRKFRRGEVIASAGVVVDIFARVQHGMVSASTPLADGREFIVEIVPKGGLIGELAVLRKQSLSLEYRASSDCELHYFDGRLLRDLCANDPQFQVKLLSKALARVSELELRIISNAGSSLRQRLAGTLLRLSAVYKVDAQNSGDELIISQHELAATLPASREKVNQCLRRLRESKVVDGTHGKIRILNRKALEAYAEGAAHLA; encoded by the coding sequence ATGGACGGGGCGATTAGCATCAGAGATAACAAGACTAAAGGAGGCGCGTCGCGAATAGAGGAGGCGGTTACTTCAGGGCCTGTAGGTATTATATACGGTGGGCGGGGGGATCTGGATCATGAATTCCCGTTTTGCCGTTCGAGTGTCCGAAAGTTTCGCCGCGGTGAGGTGATTGCCAGCGCCGGTGTCGTCGTCGACATATTCGCCCGCGTTCAGCACGGAATGGTGAGTGCAAGCACCCCGCTTGCAGATGGACGAGAGTTCATCGTGGAAATCGTTCCAAAAGGCGGCCTGATCGGCGAACTGGCGGTACTGCGCAAGCAGTCCCTCAGCCTGGAATATCGGGCCTCGTCCGACTGCGAACTGCATTATTTCGACGGTCGGTTGCTGCGGGACTTATGTGCAAACGATCCGCAATTCCAGGTGAAGCTTCTGTCGAAGGCGCTGGCGCGTGTTTCCGAACTCGAACTGCGGATCATTTCCAATGCGGGATCGAGCCTAAGGCAGAGACTGGCCGGGACGCTGCTGCGCCTTTCTGCCGTGTACAAAGTGGATGCGCAAAATAGCGGAGATGAGCTGATTATCTCCCAACATGAGCTGGCGGCGACGCTGCCGGCGTCGCGCGAAAAGGTCAACCAGTGTCTGCGGCGTTTGCGCGAGAGCAAAGTGGTCGACGGCACGCATGGCAAAATCCGCATTCTCAATCGGAAGGCGTTGGAGGCTTATGCCGAGGGTGCGGCGCACCTCGCTTGA
- a CDS encoding sugar transferase, translating into MAGKNQGINRNDPWRDYTRGRQEGYPFNSSKSDTISRILKRALDITIAASLLFLLSPLLLSVALIMTLSDRGPILNSHRRIGYRGKEFGCLKFRTTRADATASPHVTVLGDILTRSSLDKLPKVINVLLGQMSLVGPRAVSKEELPRYGEHAYAYIAVRPGLIGQWQTGERAKYQNSVCLDVEYLSKWTLALDFMIMAKTLSALLSRHALLPKVDW; encoded by the coding sequence ATGGCGGGAAAAAATCAGGGTATCAACCGAAACGATCCTTGGCGGGACTACACCAGGGGACGACAGGAAGGGTATCCATTCAACTCGTCCAAATCCGATACGATCAGCAGGATTCTGAAGCGCGCATTGGACATCACCATTGCGGCGTCTCTCTTATTTCTTCTGTCGCCGCTCCTTCTGTCGGTAGCACTCATCATGACGCTAAGCGATAGGGGGCCTATTCTCAATTCCCATCGGCGGATTGGCTATAGGGGAAAAGAGTTCGGTTGCCTCAAGTTTCGGACGACGAGAGCCGACGCAACGGCCAGCCCGCATGTGACTGTTCTCGGCGACATCCTGACGCGATCGAGCCTCGACAAGCTTCCTAAAGTGATCAACGTGCTGCTTGGGCAAATGAGCCTTGTCGGACCCCGCGCCGTTAGCAAAGAAGAGCTGCCGCGATACGGCGAACATGCCTATGCCTACATCGCGGTCCGTCCTGGTCTGATCGGTCAGTGGCAGACTGGCGAGCGCGCCAAATATCAGAATAGCGTTTGCCTCGACGTCGAGTATCTGAGCAAATGGACGCTCGCATTGGATTTCATGATCATGGCAAAAACTCTGTCGGCCCTGCTTTCCCGGCACGCCTTGCTGCCGAAAGTGGACTGGTAG
- a CDS encoding acyltransferase, translating to MFLGEKLDLANGRPAGFDYMRLLLAFSVLWIHTARVTYGDDLFLWESPFRPVIKSVLPMFFVLSGFLVAGSLERSKTLISFLGNRFIRIYPALAVEVLLAAFILGAIYTEYDLRDYFTDPQFFTYLLNVTGHIHFNLPGVFLDNPDAAMVNGQLWTVPFELECYAVIAALFLLGVVRRRVIALIATPALIVSFGIARYWKHESDWAAMPTTASGNLLICAFLVGVTFYLYKDKVLWDVRIFLASMAMIFWAYWFTSFGDFIAIPAMGYVTVFLGLTSPRKLGVLRGADYSYGVFLYGYPIQQAFVALGPWAHNWLLNGIVCSIVATCFAAFSWRFIEKPALKLRKQVTWLENLSLQRGAKRQLAAAVSK from the coding sequence ATGTTTCTCGGCGAAAAGCTTGATCTAGCGAACGGGCGACCGGCAGGATTCGATTATATGCGATTACTGTTAGCCTTTTCAGTGCTTTGGATACATACGGCCCGCGTCACCTACGGCGATGACCTCTTCCTCTGGGAGTCGCCCTTCCGTCCTGTCATCAAATCAGTGCTCCCGATGTTCTTTGTCTTGAGTGGATTCCTGGTGGCCGGCAGTCTTGAACGGTCGAAGACATTAATCTCATTTCTCGGTAACCGATTTATCCGGATCTACCCTGCTCTTGCGGTGGAGGTATTGCTGGCTGCCTTTATACTCGGAGCGATCTATACAGAGTATGACCTGCGTGACTATTTCACCGACCCACAGTTCTTTACCTATCTGCTGAATGTCACAGGGCACATTCACTTCAATCTTCCAGGGGTATTCCTGGATAATCCCGACGCCGCGATGGTGAACGGGCAGCTCTGGACTGTACCCTTCGAGCTCGAGTGTTATGCTGTGATCGCCGCCCTGTTTCTGCTTGGCGTGGTCAGGCGGCGCGTGATCGCCCTTATCGCAACGCCGGCTTTGATCGTAAGCTTCGGTATCGCAAGGTATTGGAAACATGAAAGTGACTGGGCGGCGATGCCCACGACCGCGTCAGGTAATCTGCTTATTTGTGCTTTTCTCGTGGGCGTGACTTTCTATCTCTACAAGGACAAGGTTCTTTGGGATGTGAGAATTTTCCTTGCCTCCATGGCAATGATATTCTGGGCCTACTGGTTCACCTCCTTTGGGGATTTCATAGCCATTCCGGCCATGGGATATGTCACGGTTTTCCTCGGCCTGACCTCGCCCCGCAAGCTTGGCGTTTTGCGCGGGGCAGACTACTCCTACGGCGTCTTCCTCTATGGATATCCCATCCAACAAGCGTTCGTAGCGCTCGGGCCTTGGGCGCATAACTGGTTGTTGAATGGCATTGTCTGCAGCATCGTTGCGACTTGCTTTGCTGCCTTCTCCTGGAGATTCATCGAAAAGCCGGCGTTGAAATTGAGGAAACAAGTCACTTGGCTTGAAAACCTCAGTCTCCAACGCGGCGCAAAACGGCAATTGGCGGCTGCAGTCTCGAAATAG